A window from uncultured Desulfobacter sp. encodes these proteins:
- a CDS encoding LysM peptidoglycan-binding domain-containing protein, with protein MKTSFKKYALFAYEDQLYLCEPYLVRQNEWLYKIFRQKGEISASDFPLFLKIFKHINPNIGNIDAISPGSRILIPLKPVDNNAYEQKNNGTVEVPMLAFSTRIPPDVVSKHTHTHKVKAGDTISELLSKEFLTSGGNVSQIGETAILHLNPNMKDINYIYQGRSITLPDSSLLSQPWFNNFIGMKKADMPFAESMPEEKQTAPPVPKQISMTELAQLKRYTRLIQGHLMHQGTLFFPPVNQADTSKSIDLSRTPVIIDDTGKKTVLLGPDLTEASMAPDIVAAMKSYWRDLQFKQINDVLQANARISTQTMKDVPESQESLIKTILAGTPYSYEPLVIFPVSLNNIQITVSLSRITHANTPDILINSGSVYGSALDELKNQGYGIIYLPTDLSFEDTCIRLFSQLGYQVWKNPSFNADRKVKKIPGVYAEKGMEKRFFTRTPLFKRAAEFLENEKINLVMLNKEPVQ; from the coding sequence GTGAAAACCAGTTTTAAAAAATATGCCCTTTTTGCCTACGAGGATCAGCTTTACCTGTGCGAGCCTTACCTGGTGCGACAGAATGAGTGGCTGTACAAAATTTTTCGCCAGAAAGGAGAAATATCCGCCTCGGATTTTCCGCTGTTCTTAAAAATATTTAAACACATTAACCCCAACATCGGCAATATTGATGCCATTTCCCCCGGCAGCCGAATTCTGATCCCCCTTAAACCAGTGGACAACAACGCTTACGAACAGAAGAACAACGGCACAGTGGAAGTACCTATGCTGGCATTCTCCACAAGGATTCCGCCGGATGTCGTATCCAAGCACACGCACACACACAAAGTCAAAGCCGGAGACACTATATCAGAACTGCTTTCCAAAGAATTTTTAACATCCGGCGGCAATGTATCCCAAATCGGGGAAACAGCCATTCTTCACCTGAATCCGAACATGAAGGACATAAACTATATTTATCAGGGGCGAAGTATCACGCTCCCAGATTCGTCTCTGCTTTCCCAGCCCTGGTTTAACAATTTTATTGGCATGAAAAAAGCAGATATGCCGTTTGCAGAGAGCATGCCTGAAGAAAAACAAACCGCCCCCCCTGTACCCAAACAGATCTCCATGACGGAGTTAGCCCAATTAAAACGATACACCCGGCTCATCCAAGGACACCTCATGCACCAGGGCACACTGTTTTTTCCACCCGTCAACCAGGCTGACACTTCTAAGTCCATTGATCTGTCAAGAACGCCTGTTATCATTGACGATACAGGGAAAAAAACCGTACTCCTCGGACCGGATCTTACCGAAGCATCCATGGCGCCGGATATCGTTGCTGCCATGAAATCCTATTGGCGGGATCTGCAATTTAAACAAATTAACGACGTTCTCCAAGCCAATGCCCGGATCAGCACACAGACCATGAAAGATGTGCCCGAATCCCAAGAGTCATTAATCAAAACGATTTTGGCCGGCACACCCTATTCCTATGAGCCCCTGGTTATTTTTCCCGTATCCCTAAACAATATACAGATCACGGTCTCTTTAAGCCGAATCACCCATGCCAATACCCCTGATATTTTGATAAATTCTGGCAGTGTATACGGCAGCGCACTTGACGAATTAAAGAATCAGGGCTACGGGATTATATACCTTCCAACGGATCTTAGTTTTGAAGATACTTGTATTCGCCTTTTCTCCCAGCTCGGGTATCAGGTATGGAAAAATCCATCATTCAATGCAGACCGGAAAGTAAAAAAGATACCGGGTGTTTACGCTGAAAAAGGGATGGAAAAACGGTTTTTTACCAGGACGCCTCTTTTCAAACGTGCAGCAGAGTTTCTGGAAAATGAAAAAATTAATTTGGTTATGCTAAATAAGGAGCCGGTCCAATGA
- a CDS encoding FAD-binding protein, with protein sequence MVHIQKFKDIVGDAFVLTDESTIHRYSRVTLPKGTTPAAVLRPKNRSEVTRIINTAKEYHVALYPVSRGCNWGYGSACAVGDGQVILDLSRMNRIIHVDETLAYAVIEPGVTQIQLVSYLKENNIPLWLDCSGSGPGASVLGNTMERGFGHTPYGDHFLHSCGMEVVLGDGRTLKTGYGHYDNSQSTYVFKYGIGPYLDGLFTQSNFGVVTRLGIWLMPAPECLNMFYCNVPRDGDLAAVVDALRPLKLSGQVQSLIHIGNDLRVFSSFNQYPWKKAGNKTPLTDDLRNQFCKKGGFGAWNVSGAIYGSRAQVRMTRRALKKALKPLGKLRFIGDRTLGVIRGLSGLLDRFPLFSDLKTMAKSLDKVYGLLKGEPTDAFLFGTLWRVKTKVKPGSIADPLDFNAGMMWIAPIMPMTGQTAERLIQLVNPVFEQYGFEPLITVSLITERAMVSVITIAYDKDDPGECKRAQECYDAFFSLIMSQGYVPYRTNIHTMKKLADRSDTFWEVTKEIKSVLDPEGIIAPGRYQPFDKV encoded by the coding sequence ATGGTTCACATACAGAAATTTAAAGATATCGTTGGTGATGCGTTTGTTTTGACCGATGAGTCAACGATTCATCGGTATTCCCGGGTCACATTGCCGAAGGGTACCACGCCTGCGGCTGTTTTAAGGCCTAAAAATCGTAGTGAAGTCACGCGTATTATAAATACGGCGAAAGAGTATCATGTCGCCCTTTATCCGGTGAGTCGGGGATGTAACTGGGGGTACGGTTCAGCCTGTGCTGTGGGGGATGGGCAGGTGATTCTGGATCTGTCACGGATGAACCGGATTATCCATGTGGATGAGACCCTGGCATACGCCGTGATTGAGCCCGGGGTGACCCAGATTCAGCTCGTCTCCTATCTAAAAGAAAATAACATCCCTCTGTGGCTGGATTGCAGCGGCTCGGGGCCTGGGGCCAGCGTTTTGGGCAATACCATGGAGCGTGGGTTTGGGCATACACCCTATGGCGATCATTTTCTGCACTCCTGCGGTATGGAAGTGGTGTTGGGTGATGGCCGAACCCTGAAAACAGGGTATGGGCATTATGATAATTCGCAATCCACCTATGTATTTAAATATGGTATCGGACCGTATCTGGACGGATTGTTTACCCAGTCTAATTTCGGTGTTGTAACCCGGCTTGGGATTTGGCTGATGCCTGCGCCGGAATGCCTGAATATGTTTTATTGTAATGTACCCCGGGACGGGGATCTGGCGGCGGTGGTGGATGCGCTGCGTCCGCTGAAACTGAGTGGACAGGTCCAAAGCCTGATCCATATCGGCAATGATTTGAGGGTTTTTTCCTCATTCAATCAATACCCTTGGAAAAAAGCGGGGAATAAAACGCCGTTGACGGATGATTTGCGAAATCAGTTTTGCAAAAAAGGGGGATTCGGGGCCTGGAATGTCAGTGGGGCCATTTATGGCAGTCGGGCTCAGGTGCGGATGACGCGCAGGGCGTTGAAAAAGGCGCTAAAACCGTTGGGAAAGCTCCGATTTATTGGTGATCGGACCCTGGGTGTCATAAGAGGTCTATCTGGCCTGTTGGATCGGTTTCCCTTGTTTTCAGATCTGAAAACAATGGCTAAATCGCTGGATAAGGTATACGGGCTGCTTAAAGGAGAGCCTACGGATGCATTTTTGTTTGGTACCCTGTGGCGTGTCAAAACGAAGGTAAAACCCGGCAGTATAGCAGACCCACTTGATTTTAACGCCGGCATGATGTGGATTGCCCCGATCATGCCCATGACCGGTCAGACGGCAGAGCGTTTGATTCAATTGGTGAATCCGGTATTTGAACAATACGGTTTTGAACCCCTAATCACCGTATCTCTGATCACGGAGCGGGCCATGGTCAGCGTTATTACCATTGCATATGATAAGGATGATCCCGGGGAGTGCAAACGGGCACAGGAGTGTTATGATGCGTTTTTTAGCCTGATCATGTCCCAGGGGTATGTACCGTACAGAACCAACATTCACACCATGAAAAAACTGGCAGATCGATCAGATACCTTCTGGGAGGTAACAAAAGAGATCAAATCGGTATTGGATCCTGAAGGCATCATTGCCCCCGGACGATATCAACCGTTCGACAAGGTGTAA
- a CDS encoding tetratricopeptide repeat protein, with the protein MKTKLFILICIFAVTASCTSTVQTQKQNKIAQAIKKEGDVFQAQGNYTAALNKLLEAEKMAPDDPYIQNSLGLAYMGKERDDMAIKAFKKTLSLKPDYTEALNNLGAAYLRDKKWDIAIETFNKVLGDITYPTPHYPLANIGWAEMNQGNYAIAQKYFLKALREVPGFIPAIHGLAQLYMRTGQPERAIAYLDKNIKKYPDTVIFHADLAQAYEACGQTRQAVKAWKVTKQLAPENSTLYHKAEQRLFELK; encoded by the coding sequence ATGAAAACAAAACTGTTTATTCTGATTTGCATCTTTGCTGTCACGGCATCCTGTACCTCAACTGTGCAGACCCAGAAACAAAATAAAATCGCCCAGGCGATCAAAAAGGAAGGGGATGTATTTCAAGCCCAAGGCAACTATACGGCGGCATTGAACAAACTGCTTGAAGCAGAAAAAATGGCTCCCGATGACCCATATATTCAAAACAGCCTGGGATTGGCCTACATGGGAAAAGAAAGGGATGATATGGCCATAAAGGCGTTTAAGAAAACCCTGTCACTCAAGCCTGATTATACCGAGGCGTTGAACAATCTTGGCGCAGCCTATCTTAGGGACAAGAAATGGGACATTGCCATAGAAACCTTCAACAAAGTTCTTGGGGATATCACCTACCCCACCCCCCATTACCCTCTGGCCAACATCGGATGGGCCGAGATGAACCAGGGGAACTACGCCATCGCCCAGAAATATTTCCTTAAAGCATTAAGGGAAGTGCCCGGATTTATTCCTGCCATCCATGGACTGGCCCAGTTATACATGCGAACCGGCCAGCCGGAAAGGGCCATAGCTTACCTGGATAAAAACATCAAAAAATACCCTGATACGGTTATATTCCATGCGGACCTTGCCCAGGCATATGAGGCATGCGGCCAAACCCGGCAGGCTGTCAAAGCCTGGAAGGTGACCAAACAGTTGGCCCCTGAGAATTCAACGCTTTACCATAAGGCTGAACAGCGACTGTTTGAACTAAAGTAA
- the pilQ gene encoding type IV pilus secretin PilQ, with protein sequence MMDNYRSAVRHYGNGLIMLVLLLSFTAGCITQNTATPSDTQKETQRSNARIDSVSVPNTVDKIWVNPTADVFEVWIQGSPGLDDFTSIKQAFPFAVSVYLSNVRLGPGVDAGSFSDPRVSGIQVGFIDEARTTVKVDILLKADLPYIVEEKPGRLGIIIKGDRDALGPMGEADSLTDEPTKDLKAADVLPEDVSIPGTTAHLTHIEFDTNDSGQSDIQILTDHPVRYETIQNRNDIISLVLYNTMVPLHHQRPLMTRYFNSAVEQVMPRPNPANPNDTLVDIKVRDKVPFQVVQTTRGIHMKFEASALSPPEFDKAKVNLNNGQTTSAGPAEPSMGESMAPKNGVPLDQDPLLNPASVRYTGEKIKLDFYETDIKNVFRILKSVSGKNFAIDKDVDGKVTLSLQDPVPWDQILDLVLRMNGLGKKMEGNVIRIATTATLAREENERQEAIAARQKSEDQKKALEPLVTEYIPVNYSDAKADIEPHVSQILTPDRGKVSVDTRTNMLIITDTQAKIAQANELIFRLDKVTPQIMIEAKVVEVTKEFSRSFGINWNLSNDSDVISNFVDDYSVSVNGAGANVVGFSGDFSFFNLFGSSVSALNAQLEASEAQGDVRIVSSPRILTLDNKKAMIKQGQEYAYSVQDDAGNPSVEYKDIDLLLEVTPHVTPDNRISMTVRLTKNDIAGYSADNVPTLATNEAETELLVNNNDTVVIGGVVKTTQSHDQDGIPFLAGIPGLGYLFGSKSKSDDRDELLIFLTPSIVQLEQKRNIMK encoded by the coding sequence ATGATGGATAATTATCGATCTGCTGTCAGACATTATGGGAACGGTCTTATCATGTTGGTTCTGTTGCTTTCCTTTACGGCAGGGTGCATTACCCAAAACACCGCAACACCGTCGGATACACAAAAAGAAACGCAACGCAGCAATGCCCGGATTGATTCTGTGTCTGTGCCTAACACGGTTGATAAAATATGGGTCAATCCAACAGCAGATGTGTTTGAGGTATGGATACAGGGTTCCCCGGGGTTGGATGATTTTACGTCCATTAAGCAGGCGTTTCCCTTTGCTGTGAGCGTTTATCTGTCCAATGTTCGCCTTGGCCCCGGTGTGGATGCCGGTTCATTTTCAGACCCCCGTGTCAGCGGTATACAGGTGGGGTTTATCGACGAAGCCCGGACAACAGTTAAGGTGGATATCCTGCTTAAAGCAGATTTACCGTACATTGTGGAGGAAAAACCGGGTCGTTTGGGGATTATTATCAAGGGTGATCGAGACGCTCTTGGGCCGATGGGCGAAGCGGATTCCCTTACGGATGAACCCACAAAAGACTTAAAAGCGGCTGATGTGCTGCCCGAAGATGTTTCTATTCCCGGCACAACAGCCCATTTGACCCATATTGAATTTGATACCAACGATTCGGGGCAGTCTGATATCCAGATTCTGACGGATCATCCGGTTCGATACGAAACGATTCAGAATCGCAATGATATCATTTCACTTGTTTTATATAATACAATGGTGCCTTTGCACCATCAGCGGCCCCTTATGACCCGGTATTTTAATTCCGCCGTGGAACAGGTTATGCCCCGGCCAAATCCCGCAAACCCAAATGATACCCTGGTGGATATCAAGGTTAGGGACAAAGTGCCGTTCCAAGTGGTTCAAACCACCAGGGGTATTCATATGAAATTTGAAGCGTCTGCCCTCTCTCCGCCTGAATTTGATAAAGCAAAAGTAAATTTAAACAACGGGCAAACGACAAGTGCCGGACCCGCAGAACCGAGTATGGGGGAGTCAATGGCCCCAAAAAATGGTGTTCCTTTAGATCAAGACCCGTTATTAAATCCTGCCTCGGTTCGGTACACCGGTGAAAAAATCAAACTGGATTTTTATGAAACGGATATAAAAAATGTTTTCAGGATATTAAAGAGTGTGAGCGGCAAAAATTTTGCCATTGATAAAGATGTGGACGGCAAGGTCACTTTAAGCCTCCAGGATCCAGTGCCCTGGGATCAGATCCTTGATCTTGTGTTGAGAATGAACGGGCTCGGTAAAAAAATGGAGGGCAATGTTATCCGCATTGCCACCACAGCAACCCTTGCCAGGGAAGAAAATGAACGCCAGGAAGCCATAGCGGCCCGGCAGAAATCCGAAGATCAGAAAAAAGCCTTGGAGCCCCTTGTCACCGAATATATTCCTGTAAATTATTCAGATGCAAAGGCTGATATTGAACCCCATGTCTCCCAGATCCTGACCCCGGACCGGGGCAAAGTCTCGGTGGACACCCGGACCAATATGCTGATCATTACCGACACCCAGGCCAAGATTGCCCAGGCCAATGAGCTTATCTTCCGTTTGGATAAGGTGACGCCTCAGATCATGATTGAGGCCAAGGTGGTCGAAGTCACCAAGGAGTTTTCCAGAAGTTTTGGAATCAACTGGAATCTGTCCAACGATTCTGATGTGATATCGAACTTTGTTGATGATTATTCGGTGTCTGTTAACGGTGCCGGCGCTAATGTGGTGGGGTTTTCAGGTGACTTTTCTTTTTTTAACCTGTTCGGATCCTCTGTCAGTGCGCTCAATGCACAACTTGAAGCGTCCGAAGCACAGGGGGATGTCCGGATCGTATCTTCCCCAAGAATCCTGACCCTGGACAACAAAAAAGCAATGATCAAGCAAGGACAGGAATATGCCTATTCCGTACAGGATGATGCCGGCAATCCGTCTGTGGAGTACAAAGACATTGACCTGTTGTTGGAAGTCACGCCCCATGTTACGCCGGACAACAGAATTTCCATGACCGTGCGATTGACCAAAAATGACATTGCTGGCTATAGTGCAGACAATGTTCCGACCCTGGCAACCAATGAGGCGGAAACAGAGCTTCTGGTAAATAATAATGATACGGTTGTTATCGGCGGAGTGGTCAAGACCACCCAGAGCCACGACCAGGATGGTATCCCATTTCTGGCAGGCATTCCGGGGTTAGGTTATCTTTTCGGTTCGAAATCCAAGTCTGACGATCGTGATGAATTGCTTATTTTTCTGACCCCGTCCATTGTTCAGCTTGAGCAGAAAAGGAATATTATGAAATAA
- a CDS encoding pilus assembly protein PilP encodes MEKRIKICWVAGLVGVSLLFVSACNEEPSPTPKLTNPPQVISKPIAQSKPSVPQTNVAGDAEKKQAPLPDLKSVQESIHDEPIGDHSDGDSGLQKGGIFQAMAKYDSNGRVDPFVPLIAEKNTSGGGESSEGAKPKRTLTPLEKLALSQVKLVAIVEMQNRTIAMVEEATGKGYEVAVGTYIGPNGGRVTAITQDGIEIEENVKDFQGKERKRYEEITFHKSEDGE; translated from the coding sequence ATGGAAAAACGAATTAAGATATGTTGGGTGGCGGGCTTGGTGGGTGTCTCATTATTGTTCGTATCTGCCTGTAACGAGGAACCGTCACCAACACCGAAATTAACAAATCCGCCCCAGGTGATTTCCAAACCCATTGCTCAATCAAAACCATCGGTACCCCAAACAAATGTTGCCGGGGATGCCGAGAAAAAACAGGCACCGTTACCTGATTTGAAATCGGTTCAGGAATCGATTCATGATGAGCCAATCGGTGATCACAGTGATGGTGATTCCGGCCTGCAAAAGGGCGGTATTTTTCAAGCCATGGCAAAATATGACAGCAATGGAAGGGTGGACCCTTTTGTCCCTTTGATTGCTGAAAAAAATACGTCCGGCGGGGGGGAGTCATCCGAGGGTGCAAAGCCCAAGAGAACGTTGACTCCTTTGGAAAAACTGGCATTGAGCCAGGTTAAGCTGGTGGCGATTGTTGAAATGCAGAACCGGACCATTGCCATGGTAGAAGAAGCGACCGGTAAAGGGTATGAGGTTGCCGTGGGTACTTATATCGGACCCAATGGCGGGCGGGTGACCGCCATCACCCAGGACGGAATTGAAATTGAAGAGAATGTAAAAGATTTTCAAGGGAAAGAGCGTAAGCGATATGAGGAGATTACATTTCATAAAAGCGAGGATGGGGAATAA